The following coding sequences are from one Catenulispora sp. GP43 window:
- a CDS encoding LLM class flavin-dependent oxidoreductase, producing the protein MPVEFIGMIGTKPGSETFHVPGPIIDPDYTRRFARAHEDAGFDRILIGYGSGFPEGSQVAAYAAAHTERLSLLVAHRPGFVAPTLAARQFATLDQFTGGRVAVHTITGGHDAEQRRDGDYLTKDERYARTDEYLGILRRTWTEQEPFDHDGEYYKFEGHHAEVKPVTRIPLYFGGSSEAAYRVGGKHADTFALWGEPLAETAEQIASVNAAAAAAGRIDTPGISVSFRPILGATEELAWERAERILDKIKGGGGGAFWSAKKAPWRTPGQAPENVGSQRLLAAAEKGDRHDRALWTATAKASGAGGNSTALVGTPETVAQALLDYVDIGVTTLLIRGYDPLDDAIDYGRHLIPLVREEVARRENEGSGTPAPAATEPALSGAAR; encoded by the coding sequence ATGCCCGTCGAGTTCATCGGCATGATCGGCACCAAGCCGGGCTCCGAGACGTTCCACGTCCCCGGCCCCATCATCGACCCCGACTACACCCGCCGCTTCGCCCGGGCCCACGAGGACGCCGGCTTCGACCGGATCCTCATCGGCTACGGCTCCGGCTTCCCCGAGGGCAGCCAGGTCGCCGCCTACGCCGCGGCCCACACCGAGCGCTTGAGCCTGCTGGTCGCACACCGTCCCGGCTTCGTCGCCCCCACCCTGGCCGCCCGGCAGTTCGCCACCCTGGACCAGTTCACCGGCGGCCGCGTCGCGGTCCACACCATCACCGGCGGCCACGACGCCGAACAGCGCCGCGACGGCGACTACCTGACCAAGGACGAGCGCTACGCCCGCACCGACGAGTACCTCGGCATCCTGCGCCGCACCTGGACCGAGCAAGAGCCCTTCGACCACGACGGCGAGTACTACAAGTTCGAGGGCCACCACGCGGAGGTCAAGCCGGTCACCCGGATCCCGCTGTACTTCGGCGGCTCCTCCGAGGCCGCGTACCGGGTCGGTGGCAAGCACGCCGACACCTTCGCGCTGTGGGGCGAGCCGCTGGCCGAGACCGCCGAGCAGATCGCCTCGGTGAACGCCGCGGCGGCCGCCGCCGGACGGATCGACACGCCCGGCATCTCGGTGTCCTTCCGGCCGATCCTCGGCGCCACCGAAGAGCTGGCCTGGGAGCGGGCCGAACGCATCCTGGACAAGATCAAGGGCGGGGGCGGCGGCGCGTTCTGGTCGGCGAAGAAGGCCCCGTGGCGCACCCCGGGCCAGGCGCCGGAGAACGTCGGCTCGCAGCGCCTGCTCGCCGCCGCCGAGAAGGGCGACCGTCACGACCGCGCGCTGTGGACCGCCACGGCCAAGGCCTCCGGCGCCGGCGGCAACTCCACGGCGCTGGTCGGGACCCCGGAGACGGTGGCGCAGGCGCTGCTGGACTATGTGGACATCGGCGTCACGACGCTGCTCATCCGCGGCTACGACCCGCTCGACGACGCGATCGACTACGGCCGCCACCTTATCCCGCTGGTCCGTGAGGAGGTCGCGCGCCGAGAGAACGAGGGCTCTGGCACCCCGGCTCCGGCCGCGACCGAGCCCGCGTTGAGCGGGGCGGCCCGGTGA
- a CDS encoding molybdopterin-dependent oxidoreductase encodes MLPTAAAPVSPTTSHWGAFGVRADPDANADTDADGGIVVVPHPADPAPSPLLANIPGALRHRTRVRRPAVRRGWLERGAGPDPRRGSEPFVEVGWDEALDLVAAELDRVRRDHGPQAVFGGSYGWASAGRFHHAQSQLHRFLNLAGGFTSSRNSYSLGTSLVVLPHIVGDAEAVLRAGSSWLTIAENTELVVAFGGIPAKNVFVTPGGVTRHVTPGALQALSAHVALISPLRADLPESVDATWYPIAPATDVALMLALAHTLLVEDLHDRAFLDRYTVGFAEFERYVRGATDGAPKDADWAAARCGIAAADIRALARRMAAARTLITVTWSLQRIQHGEQPVWAAIALAAMLGQIGLPGGGFGHGYGSMGDVGDHGPQLRLPYLPQEHNPVEEYIPVARIADMLLNPGARYDYDGARRTYPDIRLVYWAGGNPFHHHQDLGRLRRAFARPDTVVVHEPYWTSTARHADIVFPATTTLEREDVGGGRRDTHLIAMHRGCDPVGEARDDYTILSGLAERLGFGKKFTEGRSAREWLVHLYEGWRADLIAHGHAVPAFEEFWQAGEYLLPAGPSHFTLFEDFRADPDTHRLRTPSSRIEIVSETVRGFGYPDCPGYPAWLEPDEQPNSGTPLVLIANQPSTRLHSQLDVGALSQGSKIGGRESARIHPADAAPRGIADGDLVRIFNARGACLAGAVLTEGLRPGVAQLPTGAWFDPVPGFDDEPWCAHGNPNALTADIPSSRLSQGCTGQHALVDIERFEGEPPPVTVTEPPVLLRKEDL; translated from the coding sequence ATGTTGCCGACCGCCGCCGCGCCGGTCTCGCCGACCACCTCGCACTGGGGTGCCTTCGGCGTGCGGGCCGACCCCGACGCCAACGCCGACACGGACGCCGACGGCGGGATCGTGGTGGTCCCGCATCCCGCCGATCCGGCGCCGTCCCCGCTGCTGGCCAACATCCCGGGGGCGCTGCGCCACCGCACCAGGGTCCGCAGGCCCGCCGTCCGGCGCGGCTGGCTGGAGCGCGGCGCGGGCCCGGATCCGCGCCGCGGCAGCGAGCCGTTCGTGGAGGTCGGCTGGGACGAGGCGCTGGACCTGGTCGCCGCCGAGCTGGACCGGGTCCGCCGCGACCACGGCCCGCAGGCGGTCTTCGGTGGTTCCTACGGCTGGGCCAGCGCGGGTCGGTTCCACCACGCGCAAAGCCAGCTGCACCGGTTCCTGAACCTGGCCGGGGGCTTCACCTCCTCGCGCAACTCCTACAGCCTGGGGACCTCGCTGGTCGTCCTTCCGCACATCGTCGGGGACGCCGAGGCGGTACTGCGCGCCGGCTCGTCGTGGCTGACGATCGCCGAGAACACCGAGCTCGTCGTCGCGTTCGGCGGCATACCGGCCAAGAACGTGTTCGTCACGCCCGGCGGGGTGACACGGCACGTCACGCCCGGAGCGCTGCAAGCCCTGTCCGCCCACGTCGCGCTCATCAGCCCGCTGCGCGCCGACCTGCCGGAGTCGGTGGACGCCACGTGGTACCCGATCGCCCCGGCCACCGATGTCGCGCTAATGCTCGCCCTGGCGCACACCCTGCTCGTCGAGGACCTGCACGACCGGGCGTTCCTCGACCGGTACACCGTCGGCTTCGCCGAGTTCGAGCGCTACGTACGCGGCGCCACCGACGGGGCTCCCAAGGACGCCGACTGGGCCGCGGCCCGGTGCGGCATCGCCGCCGCCGACATCAGGGCCCTGGCGCGGCGCATGGCCGCCGCACGAACCCTGATCACCGTCACCTGGTCGCTCCAACGGATCCAGCACGGCGAGCAGCCGGTGTGGGCCGCGATCGCGCTGGCCGCGATGCTGGGGCAGATCGGGCTGCCCGGCGGCGGGTTCGGCCACGGCTACGGCAGCATGGGCGACGTCGGCGACCACGGCCCGCAGCTGCGGCTCCCGTACCTGCCGCAGGAACACAACCCCGTCGAGGAGTACATCCCGGTCGCGCGCATCGCCGACATGCTGTTGAACCCCGGCGCGCGGTACGACTACGACGGCGCGCGCCGGACCTACCCCGACATCCGCCTCGTGTACTGGGCCGGCGGCAATCCGTTCCACCACCATCAGGACCTGGGCCGGCTGCGCCGCGCGTTCGCCCGGCCCGACACGGTCGTCGTCCACGAGCCCTACTGGACCTCGACCGCGCGGCACGCGGACATCGTCTTCCCCGCCACCACGACGCTGGAGCGCGAGGACGTCGGCGGCGGACGCCGCGACACCCACCTGATCGCGATGCATCGCGGCTGCGACCCGGTGGGCGAGGCCCGCGACGACTACACGATCCTGTCCGGGCTGGCCGAGCGGCTGGGCTTCGGGAAGAAGTTCACCGAAGGCCGTTCGGCCCGCGAATGGCTGGTCCACCTCTACGAAGGCTGGCGCGCGGACCTGATCGCGCACGGCCACGCCGTCCCGGCCTTCGAGGAGTTCTGGCAGGCGGGGGAGTACCTCCTGCCGGCCGGACCCAGCCACTTCACCCTGTTCGAGGACTTCCGGGCCGACCCGGACACGCATCGGCTGCGCACCCCCAGCAGCCGCATCGAGATCGTGTCCGAGACCGTGCGCGGCTTCGGCTACCCGGACTGCCCGGGGTATCCGGCCTGGCTGGAGCCCGACGAGCAACCGAACTCCGGCACCCCGCTCGTCCTGATCGCCAACCAGCCCTCGACCCGGCTGCACAGCCAGCTCGACGTCGGGGCCCTGAGCCAGGGCTCGAAGATCGGCGGGCGGGAGTCGGCCCGGATCCACCCGGCCGACGCGGCCCCGCGCGGCATCGCCGACGGCGACCTGGTCCGGATCTTCAACGCCCGGGGCGCCTGCCTGGCCGGAGCCGTGCTGACCGAAGGGCTGCGGCCCGGAGTGGCGCAGCTGCCCACCGGCGCGTGGTTCGACCCCGTCCCCGGCTTCGACGACGAGCCCTGGTGCGCGCACGGCAACCCCAATGCCCTTACCGCAGACATCCCCTCCTCGCGGCTGTCGCAGGGCTGCACCGGCCAGCACGCGCTGGTCGACATCGAGCGCTTCGAGGGCGAACCGCCGCCGGTCACGGTCACCGAACCGCCGGTCCTGCTGAGAAAGGAAGACCTGTGA
- a CDS encoding ABC transporter ATP-binding protein — MTCLEINGLTAAYDRRRTVLTDVALTVGAGEIVGVVGETGSGKTTLARAVAGLVPVRAGTISLGGTDLTALKGRALRDFRRTGRLQLVFQDPLRALDPDWDVNALVAEPLAVAGTVPAGERAERVAEALRAVGLDPGLAARRPWQLSGGQRQRVLLARALVTAPALVIADEPVSALDAAARNHVLALLAGLRDRSGTSQLVISHDLPSLAGLADRIVVLYRGRIVEDGPVEQVLREPSHPYTARLVAATPRLRRLRPTAA, encoded by the coding sequence ATGACCTGCCTGGAGATCAACGGTCTGACGGCCGCCTACGACCGCCGCCGCACCGTGCTGACCGACGTGGCACTCACTGTCGGCGCAGGCGAGATCGTCGGCGTGGTCGGCGAGACCGGCTCGGGCAAGACCACGCTGGCCCGCGCCGTGGCCGGGCTGGTCCCGGTCCGGGCCGGGACGATCAGCCTGGGCGGCACCGACCTGACCGCGCTCAAGGGCCGGGCGTTGCGCGACTTCCGCCGGACCGGCCGTCTCCAACTGGTCTTCCAGGACCCGCTGCGGGCTCTGGACCCGGACTGGGATGTCAACGCCCTGGTCGCCGAGCCGTTGGCGGTGGCCGGGACGGTGCCGGCCGGCGAGCGCGCGGAGCGGGTCGCGGAGGCCCTGCGGGCCGTGGGCCTGGATCCGGGGCTGGCCGCGCGCCGGCCCTGGCAGCTGTCCGGCGGCCAGCGTCAGCGGGTCCTGCTGGCCCGGGCCCTGGTCACCGCGCCGGCCCTGGTGATCGCCGACGAGCCGGTCAGCGCGCTGGACGCCGCGGCCCGCAACCACGTCCTGGCCCTGCTGGCCGGGCTGCGGGACCGCTCCGGCACCTCGCAGCTGGTCATCTCGCACGACCTGCCCTCGCTGGCGGGCCTGGCCGACCGGATCGTGGTGCTGTACCGCGGCCGGATCGTCGAGGACGGTCCTGTCGAGCAGGTCCTGCGAGAACCCTCACACCCCTACACCGCACGACTGGTCGCCGCGACACCCCGGCTGCGCCGTCTCCGGCCGACCGCGGCCTGA
- a CDS encoding glyoxalase, with amino-acid sequence MTVIESVILESPEPEAAEAFYTAAFGLDHRLRVRAADAPTTGFRGYLLSLVVSQPGNVDLLTGAALEGGATVLQPAKKSFWGYGGIIQAPDGAIWKITTSEKKDSAPATRAIDAFVLLLGVTDVKTTKQFYVDRGLTVAKSFGSKYVEFDTAPSPVKLAMYTRRAAAKDAGIDSAGSGSRRIAIGTAGDRGFTDPDGLAWETAHVRA; translated from the coding sequence ATGACCGTCATCGAATCCGTCATCCTCGAGTCCCCCGAGCCCGAGGCCGCCGAGGCCTTCTACACCGCCGCGTTCGGCCTGGACCACCGGCTGCGCGTCCGCGCGGCCGACGCGCCGACCACCGGCTTCCGCGGCTACCTGCTCTCGCTCGTGGTCTCCCAGCCCGGCAACGTCGACCTGCTCACCGGCGCCGCCCTCGAGGGCGGCGCGACCGTGCTCCAGCCGGCCAAGAAGAGCTTCTGGGGCTACGGCGGCATCATCCAGGCACCGGACGGCGCCATCTGGAAGATCACGACCTCGGAGAAGAAGGACAGCGCCCCGGCGACCCGCGCCATCGACGCCTTCGTCCTCCTGCTCGGCGTCACGGACGTCAAGACGACCAAGCAGTTCTACGTCGACCGCGGCCTGACCGTCGCGAAGAGCTTCGGCAGCAAGTACGTCGAGTTCGACACAGCGCCCTCGCCGGTCAAGCTCGCCATGTACACCCGCCGAGCCGCCGCCAAGGACGCCGGAATCGACTCCGCGGGCAGCGGATCCCGCCGCATCGCCATCGGCACCGCCGGCGACCGGGGCTTCACCGACCCCGACGGCCTGGCCTGGGAGACCGCGCACGTCCGAGCGTGA
- a CDS encoding acyl-CoA dehydrogenase family protein, whose amino-acid sequence MSTPTTDAALIPPAFDQLADVTAYLAERAEGHDRDASFPFEGVDRVHRAGLLTATVGERHGGAGVRLAGTVRILRALGAGDPSVALVSAMTLFTHALQDSNPTWPEEHYRELLEASARGPALVNALRVEPDLGTPARGGLPATTARADGPDWVLTGHKIFSTGAPGLRWLAVWARTEEDPPRVGSFLVPAGAAGLSIEPTWDHLGLRASGSHDVILDRVRIPRGATAGLTDPAEPDPRRDPALIAWNNLGLTALYLGVAEAARDWLIGFLHERTPSALGRPLATLPRFQAEAGEIEAALVGALALVEALAERVDAGDRQAAEHSGAAKLTGTRAAIGAVERAVALIGNNALTRRNPLERHLRDVLCSRVHTPQDDSITAALGAAALARHSATGAA is encoded by the coding sequence GTGAGCACCCCGACCACCGATGCCGCCCTGATCCCGCCGGCGTTCGACCAGCTCGCGGACGTGACGGCGTATCTCGCCGAGCGCGCCGAGGGCCACGACCGCGACGCGTCCTTCCCCTTCGAGGGCGTCGACCGGGTCCACCGCGCCGGGCTGCTGACCGCGACCGTCGGCGAACGCCACGGCGGCGCCGGGGTGCGGCTGGCCGGAACCGTCCGCATCCTGCGTGCCCTGGGCGCCGGCGACCCGTCGGTGGCGCTGGTCTCGGCGATGACCCTGTTCACCCACGCGCTTCAGGACTCGAACCCCACCTGGCCCGAGGAGCATTACCGCGAGCTGCTGGAGGCGTCGGCCCGCGGCCCGGCGCTGGTCAACGCGCTGCGCGTCGAGCCCGATCTGGGAACCCCGGCCCGGGGCGGCCTGCCGGCCACCACGGCGCGCGCCGACGGGCCGGACTGGGTGCTGACCGGGCACAAGATCTTCTCCACCGGCGCGCCCGGCCTTCGGTGGCTGGCGGTGTGGGCCCGGACCGAGGAGGATCCGCCGCGCGTCGGCTCGTTCCTGGTCCCGGCCGGCGCGGCGGGCCTGAGTATCGAGCCGACCTGGGACCATCTGGGACTGCGCGCCAGCGGCAGCCACGATGTGATCCTGGACCGGGTCCGGATCCCGCGCGGAGCCACCGCCGGACTGACCGACCCGGCCGAGCCCGACCCCCGGCGCGACCCGGCCCTGATCGCCTGGAACAACCTCGGGCTGACCGCGCTCTACCTCGGCGTCGCCGAGGCCGCCCGCGACTGGCTCATCGGCTTCCTGCACGAGCGCACCCCCTCGGCCCTGGGCCGCCCGCTGGCCACGCTGCCCCGGTTCCAGGCCGAGGCCGGCGAGATCGAGGCCGCCCTGGTCGGCGCGCTCGCGCTCGTCGAGGCGCTGGCCGAGCGCGTGGACGCCGGGGACCGCCAGGCCGCCGAGCACAGCGGCGCCGCCAAGCTGACCGGCACCCGCGCGGCGATCGGCGCGGTCGAGCGCGCTGTGGCGCTGATCGGCAACAACGCCCTGACCCGCCGCAATCCGCTGGAGCGGCACCTGCGCGACGTCCTGTGCTCGCGGGTGCACACCCCACAGGACGACAGCATCACCGCCGCGCTCGGCGCCGCCGCCCTGGCCCGCCACTCCGCCACCGGAGCGGCCTAG
- a CDS encoding alpha/beta hydrolase gives MTHSWLPEGPAAVRGTVVVLPGRGEHGGVYERFGRRLAYDAYAVHAVDAGGAAGAGAGAGADVGDRADVGDGAAALAEAVAGLAAVAQEPVVLAGSDTGALSALSLALSGTVAIGGLILVGVPGRARLAVPGDWQQELEARTACPTHRAHLAVDHDFVRGALSQPVRAKLLAVLDDPALDALAVPTLVLHGTDDQLAPASEASALADRLPGAELVLARTPSHDVLNDAIHRTVAAHVVQWLERLRGDGPARPLLAVRPATEPAAAR, from the coding sequence GTGACGCACAGCTGGCTGCCCGAAGGCCCGGCCGCGGTCCGCGGCACGGTCGTGGTCCTGCCCGGTCGGGGCGAGCACGGCGGGGTGTACGAGCGCTTCGGACGACGGCTGGCCTACGACGCCTACGCCGTGCACGCGGTCGACGCCGGCGGTGCCGCCGGTGCCGGTGCCGGTGCTGGTGCCGATGTCGGCGACCGGGCCGATGTCGGCGACGGGGCCGCGGCGCTCGCCGAAGCCGTCGCCGGGCTCGCCGCTGTCGCCCAGGAACCGGTGGTGCTCGCCGGTTCGGACACCGGCGCTTTGAGCGCTCTGTCACTGGCGTTGTCCGGCACGGTCGCGATCGGCGGCCTGATCCTGGTGGGCGTCCCGGGCCGGGCGCGGCTCGCCGTACCAGGGGACTGGCAGCAGGAGCTGGAAGCGCGCACCGCCTGCCCGACGCACCGCGCACATCTGGCTGTCGATCACGACTTCGTCCGGGGCGCGCTGTCCCAGCCGGTGCGGGCGAAGCTGCTGGCGGTGCTCGACGATCCGGCGCTGGACGCCTTGGCAGTCCCGACCCTTGTCCTGCACGGCACCGACGACCAGCTCGCGCCGGCATCGGAGGCCTCGGCGCTGGCCGACCGGCTGCCCGGCGCCGAGTTGGTGCTGGCCCGGACCCCGTCGCACGATGTGCTCAACGACGCGATCCATCGCACCGTCGCCGCCCACGTCGTGCAGTGGCTGGAGCGGCTGCGCGGGGACGGTCCGGCCCGGCCGCTGCTGGCGGTGCGGCCCGCGACCGAGCCGGCGGCGGCGCGGTGA
- a CDS encoding ABC transporter ATP-binding protein, with amino-acid sequence MSASQLSDTHPLESGAPPGAAASGRAALAVTDLRVEAGGTELVRGVSFTVRAGEIVGLVGASGSGKTLTCRAVLGLLAPGCVRTGGEIRLGDTDLTALDRRGWDAVRGTRVGTVFQDPASYLNPSVTVGNQLAEALRLKTGLAREAARARALELFASVGLRHPETVYGSYPHELSGGMAQRVMIAIAVSGDPDLLVADEPTSSLDALVQAGVLGLLRRLTAERGLALLLVTHDLAVVAELCDRVLVCDAGEIVEQGPAASVVAEPAHPGTRALIEAASVWHREPAAGGVR; translated from the coding sequence ATGTCGGCCTCGCAGCTGTCTGACACCCATCCGCTGGAATCCGGCGCACCGCCAGGCGCGGCGGCCTCCGGCCGAGCGGCGCTGGCCGTTACGGATCTGCGGGTCGAAGCCGGCGGTACCGAACTGGTCCGCGGGGTCTCCTTCACCGTCCGCGCCGGGGAGATCGTCGGCCTGGTCGGCGCCTCCGGCAGCGGCAAGACCCTGACCTGCCGGGCGGTCCTGGGGCTGCTGGCGCCGGGGTGCGTGCGCACCGGCGGCGAGATCCGTCTGGGGGACACCGACCTCACGGCGCTCGACCGCCGTGGTTGGGACGCGGTGCGCGGGACCCGCGTCGGCACCGTCTTCCAGGATCCGGCCTCCTATCTCAACCCCTCGGTCACCGTCGGCAACCAGCTGGCCGAGGCGTTGCGCCTGAAGACCGGGCTGGCCCGCGAGGCGGCGCGCGCCCGGGCCCTGGAGCTTTTCGCCTCGGTCGGGCTGCGCCACCCCGAAACCGTCTACGGCTCCTACCCGCACGAGCTGTCCGGCGGGATGGCGCAGCGGGTGATGATCGCGATCGCCGTGTCCGGCGACCCCGACCTGCTGGTCGCGGACGAGCCCACCAGCTCGCTGGACGCCCTGGTCCAAGCCGGCGTCCTGGGGCTGCTGCGGCGCCTGACCGCCGAACGCGGACTGGCGCTGCTGCTGGTCACCCACGACCTCGCGGTCGTCGCCGAGCTCTGCGACCGCGTCCTGGTGTGCGACGCCGGCGAGATCGTCGAGCAGGGGCCGGCCGCCTCCGTCGTGGCCGAGCCGGCCCATCCCGGGACCCGGGCCCTGATCGAGGCCGCCTCGGTGTGGCACCGCGAACCGGCCGCCGGAGGAGTGCGATGA
- a CDS encoding LLM class flavin-dependent oxidoreductase, which produces MPTAGDGRDIVGWAHSRTATDDPRAAGRPPDPGYLADVARAAERLGFESVLTPTGTWCQDPWITTAALSALTSTLTFIVALRPDSIAPTLAAQMAATFQHQSGGRVALNIVTGSDEQEQRRFGDRLDHDRRYARTAEFIEVLRGAWGDKPFDFVGEHYDVAGATVGRPLDGPPPTVYLGGASAAAAAVSARHADVHLAWGEPPEAVAAQLERVRERAAALDRPPPRFGIRLHVITRDTAAAAWAEADRMLATLDPAAIAVARQRFEASTSVGQRRMTALTAGGADRLEVAPNLWAGFALVRRHAGTALVGSHEQVAERIAEYRALGVEHFILSGQPHLEEAYTVGEMLLPLLRRL; this is translated from the coding sequence CTGCCCACTGCCGGGGACGGCCGGGACATCGTCGGCTGGGCCCACTCCCGCACCGCGACCGACGATCCGCGCGCCGCCGGCCGGCCGCCGGACCCGGGGTACCTGGCCGATGTGGCCCGGGCGGCTGAGCGCCTGGGCTTCGAATCGGTCCTGACCCCGACCGGCACCTGGTGTCAGGACCCGTGGATCACCACGGCCGCCCTGTCCGCCCTGACCAGTACCCTGACCTTCATCGTCGCGCTGCGGCCGGACTCGATCGCGCCGACGCTGGCCGCGCAGATGGCCGCGACGTTCCAGCACCAGTCCGGCGGACGCGTGGCGCTGAACATCGTCACCGGCAGCGACGAGCAGGAGCAGCGCCGCTTCGGCGACCGGCTCGACCACGACCGGCGCTACGCGCGCACCGCGGAGTTCATCGAGGTTCTGCGAGGCGCGTGGGGCGACAAGCCCTTCGACTTCGTGGGCGAGCACTACGACGTCGCCGGCGCCACCGTCGGCCGCCCGCTGGACGGTCCGCCGCCCACCGTCTACCTCGGCGGCGCCTCGGCCGCCGCGGCCGCTGTCTCAGCCCGCCACGCCGACGTCCACCTGGCCTGGGGCGAGCCGCCCGAGGCGGTCGCGGCGCAGCTCGAGCGGGTCCGTGAACGCGCCGCCGCCCTCGACCGGCCACCGCCGAGGTTCGGCATCCGGCTGCATGTCATCACCCGTGACACCGCGGCCGCCGCCTGGGCGGAGGCCGACCGCATGCTGGCGACGCTGGACCCGGCGGCCATCGCCGTGGCCAGACAGCGCTTCGAGGCCTCGACCTCGGTCGGTCAGCGCCGTATGACGGCGCTGACCGCCGGCGGAGCAGACCGGTTGGAGGTCGCCCCCAACCTGTGGGCGGGCTTCGCACTGGTCCGCAGGCACGCCGGCACGGCACTGGTCGGCAGCCATGAGCAGGTCGCCGAGCGGATCGCCGAGTACCGCGCGCTGGGCGTGGAGCACTTCATCCTGTCGGGACAGCCGCATCTGGAGGAGGCCTACACGGTCGGGGAGATGCTCTTGCCGTTGCTGCGAAGACTCTGA
- a CDS encoding LLM class flavin-dependent oxidoreductase — protein MPNSINHIEFIGITGTRPGSETETAAPDGPVVQPGYLQDLALAHEESGFDRVLIAHSSASPDGFVIADQVLSRTSRIGVLLAHRPGFVSPTYAARKYATLDAFHPGRVALHTITGGDDREQARDGDLADKATRYRRTDEFLTVVRKEWESAEPFDFEGEFYTVRGGWSAIRPEPGAIPVYFGGASEDAVRVGGKHADVYAFWGEPLAGIAERIREVRAAAAPFGRDPRFSVSLRPIPAATEAEAWERAADVLRLTREKAGEARKAWGWGGDKKDFAAARGSQRLLEYAAEADVHDKRLWTAVAKETGAAGNSTALVGSYEQVAEALLDYVALGVSTLLIRGFSPLQDARDYGDLVRLVRAQHEGAPLVGAGV, from the coding sequence GTGCCAAACTCGATCAACCACATAGAGTTCATCGGCATCACCGGGACCCGTCCCGGCAGCGAGACCGAGACCGCCGCCCCCGACGGCCCGGTGGTCCAGCCCGGATACCTCCAGGACCTCGCCCTCGCGCACGAGGAGTCCGGTTTCGACCGAGTCCTGATCGCGCACTCCTCGGCCTCGCCGGACGGCTTCGTCATCGCCGACCAGGTCCTGTCCCGGACCTCCCGGATCGGGGTGCTGCTCGCGCACCGTCCGGGGTTCGTGTCGCCGACGTACGCCGCGCGCAAGTACGCGACCCTGGACGCCTTCCACCCCGGCCGCGTCGCGCTGCACACCATCACCGGCGGCGACGACCGCGAACAGGCCCGGGACGGCGACCTGGCCGACAAGGCCACCCGCTACCGCCGCACCGACGAGTTCCTGACCGTCGTGCGCAAGGAGTGGGAGAGCGCGGAGCCCTTCGACTTCGAGGGCGAGTTCTACACCGTGCGCGGCGGCTGGTCGGCGATCCGGCCCGAGCCCGGTGCCATCCCGGTCTACTTCGGGGGCGCGTCCGAGGACGCGGTCCGGGTCGGCGGCAAGCACGCCGACGTTTACGCGTTCTGGGGCGAGCCGCTGGCCGGGATCGCCGAGCGGATCCGCGAGGTGCGGGCCGCCGCGGCGCCGTTCGGCCGCGACCCGCGCTTCAGCGTCAGCCTGCGGCCGATCCCGGCCGCCACCGAGGCCGAGGCGTGGGAGCGGGCCGCCGACGTGCTGCGGCTGACCAGGGAGAAGGCCGGCGAGGCGCGCAAGGCCTGGGGCTGGGGCGGCGACAAGAAGGACTTCGCCGCCGCCCGCGGCTCGCAGCGGCTGCTGGAGTACGCCGCCGAGGCGGACGTCCACGACAAGCGGCTGTGGACCGCCGTGGCCAAGGAGACCGGCGCCGCCGGGAACTCCACGGCCCTGGTGGGCAGCTACGAGCAGGTCGCCGAGGCGCTGCTGGACTACGTCGCGCTCGGCGTCAGCACTCTGCTGATCCGCGGATTCTCCCCGTTGCAGGACGCCCGGGACTACGGCGACCTCGTCCGGCTGGTGCGCGCGCAGCACGAGGGTGCGCCGCTGGTCGGCGCGGGCGTCTGA